One Paracoccaceae bacterium genomic region harbors:
- a CDS encoding histidine phosphatase family protein produces the protein MRVLRLVLLFLLLAAPVAADVWQAARDPGAVLIMRHAIAPGVGDPPEFRLDDCATQRNLDQRGRLQARAIGRMLAVRGLQPDRILTSQWCRARDTAQFLGLGEPEAFPVLNSFFGDFPNEPAQTAALRRFLAEGDLRARLLLVTHQVNITALTGLVPRAGEIVVLSRDGFGRIAVAGRIPPP, from the coding sequence ATGAGAGTGTTGCGATTGGTTCTTCTGTTCCTGCTCCTGGCTGCGCCGGTGGCGGCAGACGTGTGGCAGGCGGCGCGTGATCCTGGCGCGGTGCTGATCATGCGGCACGCCATCGCGCCGGGCGTCGGCGATCCGCCGGAGTTCCGGCTGGACGATTGCGCGACGCAGCGGAACCTCGACCAGCGGGGGCGCCTGCAGGCGCGAGCGATCGGGCGCATGCTTGCGGTCCGCGGCCTGCAACCTGATCGCATCCTGACAAGCCAATGGTGCCGCGCGCGCGATACGGCGCAGTTCCTGGGTCTGGGCGAACCCGAGGCGTTTCCGGTGCTGAACTCGTTCTTCGGTGATTTTCCCAACGAACCGGCGCAGACGGCTGCGTTGCGCCGCTTTCTGGCGGAAGGCGATCTTCGTGCGCGCCTTCTTCTCGTGACGCATCAGGTGAACATCACGGCGCTGACGGGCCTCGTGCCCCGTGCCGGCGAAATCGTCGTGCTGTCGCGCGACGGATTCGGCCGCATTGCCGTGGCCGGGCGCATACCGCCGCCCTGA